From Heteronotia binoei isolate CCM8104 ecotype False Entrance Well unplaced genomic scaffold, APGP_CSIRO_Hbin_v1 ptg000098l, whole genome shotgun sequence, one genomic window encodes:
- the LOC132590519 gene encoding acyl-CoA 6-desaturase-like encodes DAFKAFHPDLNFVQKFLKPLLIGELASGEPSQDRDKNPQLVEDFRALRKTAEDMNLFEASPVFFSLYLGHILLMEALGWLMVFYCGTNWITTFLLSVILAVSQAQAGWLQHDFGHLSVFKKSMWNHLVHKFVIGHLKGASANWWNHRHFQHHAKPNIFKKDPDVNMLHLFVLGDTQPVEYGEKKLKYFPYNHQHQYFFFVFPPLLIPVYFQMQIFMTMFRYKFWADLAWAFSYYLRYFLTYTPFYGVLGSLFLLTFVRFMESHWFVWVTQMNHIPMEIDSEKHRDWLSAQLAATCNIEQSFFNDWFSGHLNFQIEHHLFPTMPRHNYYKIAPLVKSLCAKYGVAYEEKPLMRAFADIVGSLKKSGALWLDAYLHK; translated from the exons GATGCATTCAAAGCCTTTCACCCTGACCTCAACTTTGTGCAGAAATTTCTTAAACCACTGCTGATTGGAGAACTTGCCTCAGGAGAACCCAGTCAAGACCGAGACAAGAAT CCCCAATTGGTGGAAGATTTCCGTGCCCTAAGAAAGACAGCAGAGGATATGAACTTATTCGAAGCCAGTCCAGTGTTTTTCTCCCTTTATCTGGGTCATATTCTTTTGATGGAAGCTCTGGGATGGCTAATGGTTTTCTACTGTGGTACTAACTGGATCACTACCTTCCTTCTTTCTGTCATCCTTGCAGTCTCTCAG GCCCAGGCTGGCTGGCTACAGCACGACTTTGGACACCTCTCTGTATTTAAGAAGTCTATGTGGAACCATTTAGTCCATAAGTTTGTGATTGGTCACTTGAAG GGTGCCTCAGCAAACTGGTGGAATCACCGGCATTTCCAGCACCATGCCAAGCCAAACATCTTCAAAAAAGATCCGGATGTGAACATGCTGCATCTCTTTGTCCTGGGAGATACACAGCCAGTTGAG TATGGAGAAAAGAAACTGAAGTATTTTCCTTATAACCATCAACACCAATACTTCTTTTTCG ttttcccacctctcctcatTCCAGTTTATTTCCAAATGCAAATCTTCATGACCATGTTCAGATACAAATTCTGGGCG GACTTGGCCTGGGCCTTCAGTTATTACTTACGCTACTTTCTCACATATACCCCATTCTATGGAGTTCTGGGATCCTTGTTTCTCCTTACCTTTGTCAG GTTTATGGAAAGCCATTGGTTTGTTTGGGTCACACAGATGAATCATATTCCAATGGAAATTGACAGTGAGAAGCACAGAGACTGGCTTAGTGCTCAG TTGGCAGCTACCTGCAACATTGAACAATCCTTTTTCAATGATTGGTTCAGTGGACATCTGAACTTTCAAATTGAGCACCA TTTGTTCCCTACAATGCCACGCCATAACTACTACAAGATTGCACCACTAGTGAAGTCACTGTGTGCGAAGTATGGAGTTGCTTATGAAGAAAAGCCTCTTATGAGAGCATTTGCAGATATTGTTGG GTCCCTCAAGAAATCTGGAGCACTCTGGTTGGATGCCTACCTCCATAAATGA